One segment of Panicum virgatum strain AP13 chromosome 1K, P.virgatum_v5, whole genome shotgun sequence DNA contains the following:
- the LOC120647645 gene encoding uncharacterized protein LOC120647645, whose protein sequence is MASSVLPSRTFHPGAKLRSLCLLRLCFHRHPFPSSAPYPLRETCVPCCLPGAVSRWRAAVQLLSTGFLTAVLPPPLSLAARRGRIVVPPEDYATALDGLKYYDLVQGKGPTAEKGSTVQVHFDCIYRGITAVSSRESELLAGNRSIAHVMRRVPADGAGSRDQVLVQPAFPQHALHLQLLASARTPELKCCHSLLIRAHPR, encoded by the exons ATGGCTTCCTCTGTCCTGCCTTCTAGAACCTTCCACCCAGGGGCGAAGCTACGTTCTCTTTGCCTG CTTCGCCTCTGCTTCCACCGCCACCCGTTCCCCTCGTCTGCTCCTTATCCTTTGAGGGAGACTTGCGTCCCGTGCTGCCTCCCCGGCGCCGTCTCCCGGTGGCGGGCTGCCGTGCAGCTCCTCTCCACCGGTTTCTTGACCGCcgtcttgccgccgccgctttcGCTCGCCGCGAGGAGGGGACGCATTGTAGTGCCACCGGAGGACTATGCCACTGCAC TTGATGGACTGAAGTACTATGATCTTGTTCAAGGGAAGGGTCCAACTGCTGAAAAAGGCTCAACTGTGCAG GTTCATTTCGACTGCATATACCGTGGGATCACCGCAGTTTCAAGCCGCGAGTCCGAGCTCCTGGCAGGGAACCGAAGTATCGCGCACGTGATGCG GAGAGTACCTGCCGACGGCGCCGGATCCCGCGACCAAGTCCTCGTTCAGCCTGCCTTTCCTCAACACGCCCTCCATCTCCAGTTGCTCGCATCCGCCCGAACGCCCGAGCTCAAATGCTGCCATTCGCTGCTGATTCGAGCCCATCCGCGCTGA